The following are from one region of the Sulfurimonas crateris genome:
- a CDS encoding OmpP1/FadL family transporter produces MKRTIKLAVVAALALGATSAFATNGSTLMGVGAKSRGMGGVGIATGMGAESTLSNPALITTIKGNNEVSFGGTVFMPDIETNNNMVLSDGLGGYDMSQVGTQTSDSDFFVIPSVSLASKVNDNFYWGIGMWGTGGLGVDYRGDASHMDMVTALQTMQFGVPLAYTANGFSVGITPIVQYSSLDINYVMSSGLQNNMAAALGDPSFGITDDLSVGAGAAQDLSVGFNLGMAYETNGFTIGAVYKSEIKFNIDDQLSNAINPMIPMSPSGYTQDEMATPAEYGIGVSYTMQGHTIAVDYKNINWEDAEVYKDFGWEDQDVIAVGYEYATDGWALRAGYQYAESAVQDNTGKNLTLDSYGFDITNTFNMLGFPGTQESHISLGGTYAFNETISMDLAVVYGLENEEKMTNFLGQDITTKHSEQSYTVQLNYAF; encoded by the coding sequence ATGAAAAGAACAATTAAACTTGCAGTGGTAGCTGCTTTAGCTTTAGGTGCAACATCTGCATTCGCAACGAATGGTTCAACGCTGATGGGTGTCGGTGCCAAGTCTCGTGGTATGGGTGGTGTTGGTATTGCAACAGGAATGGGGGCAGAGTCAACTTTGTCAAACCCTGCTTTAATAACTACTATTAAAGGTAATAATGAAGTCTCTTTCGGGGGAACTGTTTTTATGCCAGACATAGAAACTAATAACAATATGGTTCTTTCTGATGGACTTGGTGGATATGATATGTCTCAAGTTGGAACACAAACTAGTGACTCTGATTTTTTTGTTATCCCTTCTGTTTCTTTGGCTTCTAAAGTTAATGATAACTTCTACTGGGGTATCGGTATGTGGGGAACAGGCGGCTTAGGTGTTGATTATCGTGGTGATGCATCACATATGGATATGGTTACTGCTCTTCAAACTATGCAGTTTGGTGTTCCATTAGCATATACAGCTAATGGTTTCAGTGTTGGTATTACTCCAATAGTTCAATACAGTTCTTTAGATATTAATTATGTTATGTCTTCAGGACTACAGAATAATATGGCTGCTGCTTTAGGTGATCCTAGTTTCGGTATAACTGATGACTTAAGTGTGGGAGCAGGTGCAGCGCAAGATTTATCTGTTGGTTTTAATCTTGGTATGGCTTATGAGACAAATGGTTTCACTATTGGTGCTGTTTATAAATCAGAAATTAAATTTAATATTGATGATCAATTGTCAAATGCAATAAACCCAATGATTCCAATGAGTCCAAGTGGATATACACAAGATGAAATGGCTACTCCAGCTGAATATGGTATTGGTGTTAGCTATACAATGCAAGGGCATACTATAGCAGTTGACTATAAAAATATTAACTGGGAAGATGCTGAAGTTTATAAAGATTTTGGCTGGGAAGACCAAGATGTTATCGCAGTAGGTTATGAGTATGCTACTGACGGCTGGGCACTACGTGCAGGTTACCAGTATGCAGAGAGTGCTGTTCAAGACAATACAGGTAAAAATTTGACATTAGATAGTTACGGTTTCGATATCACTAACACATTCAACATGTTAGGTTTTCCTGGTACTCAGGAGTCTCACATATCTCTTGGTGGTACTTATGCATTTAATGAAACTATTTCTATGGATTTAGCTGTTGTTTATGGCTTAGAAAATGAAGAAAAAATGACCAATTTTCTAGGTCAAGACATTACAACTAAACACTCTGAGCAAAGCTATACAGTTCAACTTAACTACGCGTTCTAA
- a CDS encoding DUF302 domain-containing protein — protein sequence MLRNIMMGLSTLMVAFVFSGCSYLNMGKVFVFDFSGETRTAYAKMMGTIGETGDPAQAMMLEFKVVDDVTEEEVIESIQSVALEYNMMVVGEKNMFNLEDAKAEEVKHARIIELCSLSVAKKMFNHSRYYGGFMPCRIVFVEYGNGDRYLITMDMTLALYGGTDKKPINDDLFEDMLRVKEAMEKIPEKAARGDF from the coding sequence ATGTTAAGAAATATAATGATGGGACTTTCTACACTAATGGTTGCATTTGTGTTTAGTGGTTGTTCATATTTAAATATGGGTAAAGTTTTTGTATTTGATTTTTCAGGAGAAACAAGAACCGCTTACGCTAAGATGATGGGCACTATCGGTGAGACCGGAGATCCTGCACAGGCTATGATGCTTGAGTTTAAAGTTGTTGATGATGTAACTGAAGAAGAGGTCATAGAGTCTATTCAATCAGTAGCGCTTGAGTACAACATGATGGTTGTAGGCGAGAAAAATATGTTCAACCTAGAAGATGCAAAAGCTGAAGAGGTAAAACATGCAAGAATTATTGAGCTTTGTTCACTAAGCGTTGCTAAGAAGATGTTTAACCACTCACGTTACTATGGCGGGTTTATGCCTTGTAGAATTGTGTTTGTAGAGTATGGAAACGGCGATAGATACCTTATCACTATGGATATGACTTTGGCACTTTACGGCGGAACTGATAAGAAGCCGATCAATGACGATCTTTTTGAAGATATGTTAAGAGTAAAAGAGGCTATGGAGAAGATTCCAGAGAAAGCTGCAAGAGGCGATTTCTAA